A genomic segment from Mobula hypostoma chromosome 20, sMobHyp1.1, whole genome shotgun sequence encodes:
- the gtse1 gene encoding G2 and S phase-expressed protein 1, which translates to MDCPSENDFNLLSEENSDFDILLSPASGKSDEDDEVFLGPVGHTEKCIATGIDLDCKQEKSLQQTDTLNWSPLNTDKFIEVFREANLLAQHYENHAKEKSKAMGSEIIHNKAVEQFIEESKLNLTLLKGIASTGSPRKMTSFIQNTPLKSHLPAIWNKHEDNSQACLGIPIKSPKKAAVQATSCFVQPLQNSLDSSSLNNQEITACSETTNFKEAPKDRPSIPEPTKPMTSEKICPPKPLESKASGSMRKSDAPSVGKPLNRISSSASSIHSSLRTSPSVGRSLSLNLPLKTSKLPAPKNSRIAVPKSKLSNSTCVTNAQSTKLIKPPNISKLSTPGKVNRRGPGTQTVPCRESLQRIGSTASKKSDVPVKLSKAENVPGQDQCSKAKPFSQPLQKTSVPSPGTRSKITEPKKTSVFHEFESGIAAGTPNKTLARGMLQTPNVPKRRVSMTPGTRPLSGLPTPQSRRLSSIPAFTPRTQPRLGSLSRQVMSKRNRSMSASGAVLERSKQKPSEKPEVLCSPNSSGDEMSAPLVPGILDFSPDKPQTTCKDKAKEHVFEILGKENLLVEINTKIRPIEDRLLIDLSNTPDQKRIVPVKVLEPLIDFSSPLILLSPVDKENVDVNSPLLKF; encoded by the exons ACTTCAATCTTTTGTCTGAGGAGAATTCTGACTTTGACATTCTGTTATCTCCAGCAAG TGGGAAAAGTGATGAGGATGATGAAGTTTTTCTTGGACCAGTTGGACACACAGAAAAATGTATTGCTACTGGCATTGATTTAGATTGCAAGCAAGAGAAAAGTTTACAGCAGACAGACACTTTGAACTGGAGTCCTCTGAACACTGACAAGTTTATTGAGGTTTTTAGAGAAGCCAACTTGTTAGCACAACATTATGAAAATCATGCAAAGGAGAAATCTAAAgcaatgggaagtgaaattattCACAATAAAGCAGTGGAACAATTCATAGAGGAATCAAAGTTAAACTTAACCCTTCTAAAGGGTATCGCCAGCACAGGTTCTCCAAGAAAAATGACCTCTTTCATTCAAAATACACCACTGAAGTCTCATCTGCCTGCAATTTGGAACAAGCATGAGGACAATTCACAAGCTTGTCTTGGCATTCCCATAAAATCACCGAAGAAAGCTGCTGTTCAAGCAACTAGCTGTTTTGTGCAGCCCCTTCAAAACTCTCTTGATTCTTCCTCCTTAAACAATCAAGAGATTACTGCTTGTAGTGAGACCACAAATTTCAAGGAAGCTCCAAAAGATCGACCATCAATACCTGAACCAACAAAACCCATGACGTCAGAAAAA ATCTGTCCACCTAAACCACTCGAGTCTAAAGCTTCAGGTTCCATGAGGAAGAGCGATGCTCCTTCAGTAGGAAAGCCTCTCAATCGTATTTCATCATCTGCATCCAGTATCCATTCCAGTCTTCGCACTTCCCCATCTGTTGGCCGAT CATTGTCTCTAAACTTGCCCTTGAAAACATCAAAACTGCCAGCCCCAAAAAACAGCAGAATTGCTGTACCAAAAAGTAAGCTATCAAATTCTACATGTGTAACCAATGCTCAAAGCACCAAATTAATAAAACCACCAAATATTTCTAAACTCTCCACACCTGGAAAAGTGAATCGGCGAGGACCAGGAACACAGACTGTACCTTGTCGAGAAAGCTTGCAGAGAATTGGCTCAACAGCTAGTAAGAAGTCTGATGTACCAGTAAAGTTGAGCAAAGCTGAGAATGTGCCTGGACAAGATCAATGCTCAAAGGCTAAGCCATTTTCACAGCCTCTGCAGAAGACCAGTG TACCATCACCTGGAACAAGATCAAAAATAACTGAACCGAAGAAGACATCAGTGTTCCATGAATTTGAAAG TGGCATAGCAGCTGGTACTCCAAATAAAACTCTGGCTAGAGGAATGCTGCAAACGCCTAATGTGCCAAAGAGAAGAGTTTCAATGACACCTGGCACAAGGCCATTATCTGGTTTACCCACACCACAGAGCCGTCGGTTGTCAAGTATTCCAGCATTCACTCCTCGCACGCAACCAAGGCTTGGGTCGTTATCTCGGCAAGTCATGTCTAAGCGAAATCGTAGTATGTCTGCCAGTGGTGCAGTTTTGGAAAG aAGTAAGCAAAAACCGTCCGAGAAGCCTGAGGTCCTCTGTTCACCTAATTCCTCTGGAGATGAGATGTCTGCTCCTCTGGTTCCTGGCATTCTGGATTTCTCCCCTGATAAACCACAGACCACATGCAAAGACAAAGCCAAAGAACACGTATTTGAAATTCTAGGCAAAGAG AATCTTCTGGTTGAAATTAATACAAAAATTAGGCCAATTGAAGATCGTCTGCTAATTGATCTCTCCAACACTCCTGATCAAAAAAGAATTGTACCAGTTAAAGTTCTTGAACCA CTTATAGATTTCAGCTCCCCactgattttgttgagtccagtGGACAAAGAAAATGTGGATGTGAACTCTCCTTTGCTGaagttttga